A single region of the Pieris rapae chromosome 19, ilPieRapa1.1, whole genome shotgun sequence genome encodes:
- the LOC110997905 gene encoding peroxidase, which translates to MLLVFFIGFLTCCSALSSNYYESYTGKRISVEEYKEHVKRNTSFWCTNEILPCNPHEGRRLDGSCNNLKYFTIGASHTPPYRMLPPYYSKGPMGFEPKLTKGGEEMPLPRAVRTSVLLEGHIPSLTFTHMLTHFLVFIVGDFVSLQDTVTYVLWKPYCCSERGKKDYSCVPNSIPNDDPIHRFSDIRCLNMTRPESFQSAGCTPNTTVPERAVSGTPAFDLSHVYGSSMKVLNEKGRMFQKGLLKYEVENGKMWPPSTKGPNLCYANQPPRETRCHDTPEDGPNTILGGNLMAVWIWRYHNAIATALGGINPCWDDERLFFTTREIVIASIIQIFYYEVLPLIMGRDNLINDGVISPDLGFRDIYDDNLAPQISLEYPFAWRWMHTVQEGNVKLYDSKGYHLKDLKLVNMTLRTAYVVDNIDGITQGAIRQPMAKFDNAVDFDMAELVLGPHQRASDVFTNDLAKNRYFYLAPYIKYREYCFGEKIRSFDDLSHAFEPERIELLKEKYKDVEDIDLIVGMWLEKYIRGGTVPATFYCIIAHQQLRSVVSDRHWYERPNRPNAFNLDQLLEIRKSTIAGLLCAVGDSITEVQPQAFLRAGRGNEMRKCREIQQLNIMAWRDPSCRRNPFGYTS; encoded by the exons ATGTTACTTGTGTTTTTCATAGGCTTTTTGACTTGTTGCAGTGCACTGTCTAGTAATTACTATGAGTCGTACACCGGAAAACGGATTTCCGTTGAGGAATACAAGGAACATGTGAAAAGGAATACGTCTTT TTGGTGTACCAATGAGATCCTACCATGTAACCCACACGAAGGTCGGAGGTTGGATGGGTCCTGTAACAACTTGAAGTACTTCACCATCGGTGCAAGTCATACACCACCATATAGGATGCTACCACCATATTATAGTAAag GACCTATGGGGTTTGAGCCAAAATTAACTAAAGGCGGTGAAGAAATGCCGCTGCCTCGTGCAGTGCGAACCAGCGTGCTTCTAGAAGGACATATCCCAAGCCTCACGTTCACACACATGCTGACACACTTTCTCGTATTCATTGTTGGCGATTTTGTTTCTCTGCAAGATACag taacATACGTATTATGGAAGCCGTATTGCTGCTCTGAAAGAGGCAAGAAAGACTATTCTTGTGTCCCTAACTCCATTCCAAACGATGATCCGATACATCGCTTTTCCGACATTCGTTGCCTGAATATGACAAGGCCTGAATCTTTTCAATCGGCTGGCTGCACTCCAAACACCACTGTTCCTGAAAga gcCGTTTCTGGAACACCAGCTTTTGACCTTTCTCATGTATATGGAAGTAGCATGAAGGTACTAAACGAAAAAGGTAGAATGTTCCAGAAAGGTCTGCTCAAGTATGAAGTCGAAAATGGCAAAATGTGGCCGCCGAGCACCAAAGGACCTAATTTGTGTTATGCAAACCAACCGCCACGGGAAACGAGGTGCCACGATACAC CTGAAGATGGGCCAAATACAATTCTTGGTGGTAACTTAATGGCTGTCTGGATCTGGCGATATCACAACGCAATCGCAACTGCTCTAGGTGGAATAAATCCATGCTGGGATGATGAGCGACTCTTCTTCACTACCAGAGAAATCGTTATTGCCTCTATCATCCAGATATTTTACTATGAAGTACTGCCTTTGATCATgg GTCGAGACAACCTTATCAACGATGGAGTGATTTCACCAGATTTAGGATTCCGAGATATATATGACGACAACCTGGCTCCACAAATTTCTCTAGAATATCCCTTCGCCTGGAGATGGATGCACACCGTACAAGAGGGGAATGTTAA actTTACGATAGTAAAGGTTACCATTTAAAAGATTTGAAATTGGTGAATATGACGCTAAGAACTGCCTATGTAGTGGATAATATCGACGGCATCACTCAAGGGGCGATTCGACAGCCGATGGCGAAGTTTGACAATGCTGTAGACTTTGAc ATGGCTGAGCTGGTCCTGGGTCCACATCAGCGAGCGAGTGACGTGTTCACAAACGATTTAGCCAAAAATCGTTACTTCTATCTAGCTCCATACATCAAGTATAGAGAATACTGCTTCGGTGAGAAAATTAGGAGCTTCGATGATTTAAGTCACGCGTTTGAACCTGAG AGAATCGAACTTCTGAAAGAAAAGTACAAGGACGTGGAAGATATAGACCTGATAGTTGGAATGTGGCTCGAGAAGTACATCCGAGGTGGAACAGTTCCAGCGACATTCTATTGCATCATCGCTCATCAACAACTACGTTCTGTTGTCTCTGACAGACATTGGTATGAACGACCCAACAGGCCCAACGCGTTCAATTTGG ATCAATTATTGGAAATAAGGAAATCCACTATAGCAGGACTTCTCTGCGCAGTTGGAGACTCTATCACCGAAGTACAGCCTCAAGCTTTCTTGAGAGCTGGAAGAGG aaaCGAGATGCGTAAATGCAGAGAGATCCAACAACTAAACATTATGGCATGGCGCGACCCCTCTTGCAGAAGAAATCCATTTGGATATACGTCgtag